The Zonotrichia leucophrys gambelii isolate GWCS_2022_RI chromosome 22, RI_Zleu_2.0, whole genome shotgun sequence genome includes the window cttcttcttctggttcttcttcttcttcttcttcttcttctggttcttcttcttcttctggttcttcttcttcttctggttcttcttcttctccttctggtTCTTCTTctggttcttcttcttcttctggttcttcttctggtttttcttcttctggttcttcttcttcttcttcttcttcaatGAACCTTGAATATTAGAATATGGTCAATCCTTCTATGATTCCCCTTTCCTGATTTTCTTCATGGAAACCTCACTGCTCTGGGAGCCTTTTGGTTCTTCTTCTTTGAACCTTGGAAATGAGAACGTGCTGAATCCTTCCAATGATTCTCCATTCCTCATTTCCTTCATGGAAACCTCACTGCTCTGGGAGCCTTTtggttcttcttcttctggttCTTCTTctggttcttcttcttctctttctggtTCTTCTTCTGGTTCTTCTTctggttcttcttcttctggttcttcttctggtttttcttctcctggtTCTTCTTctggttcttcttcttcttcttctggttcttcttcttctccttctggtTCTTCTTctggttcttcttcttctggttCTTCTTCTGGTTCTTCTTctggttcttcttcttctggttcttcttcttctccttctggttcttcttcttctccttctggtTCTTCTTCTGGTTCTTCTTctggttcttcttcttcttcttcttcttcttcttcttcaatGAACCTTGAATATTAGAATGTGGTCAATCCTTCTATGATTCTCCTTTCCTGATTTTCTTCATGGAAACCTCATTGCTCTGGAAGCCTTTTGGTTCTTCTTCTTTGAACCTTGGAAATCAGAATGTGCTCAATCCTTCTATGATTCCccatttctcatttccttcACGGAAACCTCCCTGCTCCGAGGTTCTTCTCAATCCTAAGGAAGTCATGCtacaaaaatcccaattccaCTAAAATTACTGAGATAAAAGAATCACTGGGATTCCGATGAACTCGATCCATTATTAATTTAATGGATTTTATTCTAATACAGGTCAGTAAGTGAAGGTTTTTGAGTCAAATCAGCATTTGGGACCATTATGCAGAATTTTCCCAACAGCTCCACCTTTTTTTGATCCCATCCCTCAATCCAACCCTATCCAGGCCTGCAATTAAGCACGACAGGAAGCGAATTAAATGTGGGCTTGGACACAATTTTTAACGAGGATGTTTTCCAGGACTGGGGCCAAATGAGCCCAAATCCATCAGTGCCCAGAGGTGAGCGTGGAGCTGCAACGGGGAAAGGCGAATGAGAAACTTTCCCATTTGGACTAAACCCGAAGCATTAATTAGgacattaatttaatttcctttcctatGGCAGCTTTTAATTAAGCCTTCATTTACCCTCTGATGCTGGCTTTGGGATTGCATGGAGttgccagagctctgccagctctgggcccgggggtggctgggcacaggggacacagctgtcACCTGGGCTTGgtggccttggcacagggagaACAGAATTCCCGAGGCTGCTCCAAATCCCAGCACAAAAGCTTGGATCTTCCACTCACCTGGATCTCTGCAGAtgcccaaatttccccccaaatttcagagCGGGCTCGAAAATTAATGCAGGAAAATTTCCTAACGGTGCCTTCGTTAAACCCAGCTCCTTAAATGAAATATCTGGTGGCTCTTCATTCATCACTCCTCGATTTCAACTTTTTAAGGCTTTCTTTTCATTCCAGGATATTGGATTTGATAGGACAACAATGgcctcagcagaggaaaaaggttTTTCCAGAATTATCTTTCCTGCCTCAGCACGATCGCCCTTCTCCACCTCCCTCCCCATTGTGCGCTCGCTCCATTCCTCATTTCCATGGTGCAAACaacacccagagccaccccggctttggggtgacctcagCTACCCCCTCACCAGGGAATTTTATGGGAATTAGGGCCTGGATGTGGTGATTGAGTTGGATAATCTGGATTGGAATGCTGGTCCTGCCCCAGTCTCACTGGACGATGCTGGAAAAGCCATTTCAGAGATTTATGGGAGAGTGGAAAAAGTTTGTAATGCCCTGAAAGGATCCATTTCTAATCCTGGAAATCCTTCCACATCCTGCACAGGAATATTGGATCAGTCAGGAAACAGAACATTGGAATATGACTGAACCAGGAATATTGGATCAGTCAGGAAACAGAACAGAATATTGGAATATGACTGAACCAGGAATATTGGATCAGTCAGGAAACAGAATATTGGAATGTGACTGAACCAGGAATATTGGTTCATTCAGGACACAGAACAGACCCTGCTGGATGTACAGAGGGGGGATTGAGACCCTGATTTCCCAGAGAAACTccggctgccccatccctggaatgccccaggccaggttggacacggcctgggaggtgtccctaaggtcccttccagcccaaaccattccatgttcCTACAATTCTGTGCTCCCACAGAAATCCTCAGTCCCAGAAAAACCTCAAGGGCAGAAAATCATGGAGAAAAGAAACCCTTCCCATCTCAGAATAAATCACTGGATGTGGTGATTGAGTTGGATAATCCAGATTGGAATGCTGGTCCTGCCCCGTCTCCATGGACGA containing:
- the LOC135456840 gene encoding nucleolar protein 58-like — encoded protein: MGREVEKGDRSLKKKKKKKKKKNQKKNQKKNQKEKKKNQKEKKKNQKKKNQKKNQKKNQKKKNQKKNQKEKKKNQKKKKKNQKKNQEKKNQKKNQKKKNQKKNQKKNQKEKKKNQKKNQKKKNQKAPRAKKKKKKNQKKKNQKKNQKKKKNQKKNQKEKKKNQKKKKNQKKKKNQKKKKKKKKNQKKKKNQKKNQKEKKKNQKKNQKKKNQKKEKKEEGRKKKKSDGRERGGKQRCPLG